A region from the Helcococcus ovis genome encodes:
- a CDS encoding lipoate--protein ligase, with protein MIYLEAKGNDPAYNTALELFAFNELAKKDNVFMLWINQPCIVVGKNQNTREEIDQHYCDENDIKIVRRISGGGAVYHDYNNLNYTIISNEDDEADFNFKSLSQPVIDTLAEMGVKAEFTGRNDLQIGDQKFCGNAQYIKGKRIMHHGCIMFDVDLSVLTKALTVSKDKYESKGKKSVRARVTNIKPHLEDQTLTVKDFMNTLRNFMDKKYHMEEYVLTEEDEKKVLAIKAEKNDSWDWVYGKNPEFTVQRKRKLPTGKVEANINVINNVIENVKFYGDFFGVKDVVELAQKLQGIRYDRKSVEKVINSVNINEYFMGVTNEEAIDVLVD; from the coding sequence ATGATATATTTAGAAGCTAAAGGTAATGATCCTGCATATAATACAGCTTTAGAGCTATTTGCTTTTAATGAACTTGCGAAAAAAGATAATGTATTTATGTTATGGATTAATCAACCATGTATTGTTGTTGGAAAAAATCAAAACACAAGGGAAGAAATAGATCAACATTACTGTGATGAAAATGACATAAAGATTGTTAGAAGAATTAGCGGAGGTGGAGCAGTCTACCACGACTATAATAATCTAAATTATACAATTATTTCAAATGAAGACGATGAAGCGGACTTTAACTTTAAGTCATTGAGTCAACCGGTAATAGATACTCTTGCGGAAATGGGAGTAAAGGCTGAGTTTACAGGAAGAAATGATTTGCAAATTGGAGATCAAAAATTTTGCGGAAATGCTCAGTACATTAAAGGTAAGAGAATAATGCATCATGGGTGTATTATGTTTGATGTTGATTTATCGGTTCTTACAAAAGCTTTAACAGTCTCAAAAGATAAATATGAGTCGAAAGGTAAGAAATCAGTAAGAGCTAGAGTTACAAACATTAAGCCACATTTGGAAGATCAAACTTTAACAGTTAAAGATTTTATGAATACTTTAAGAAACTTTATGGATAAGAAGTATCATATGGAAGAGTACGTTTTAACTGAAGAAGATGAAAAGAAGGTTTTAGCTATTAAAGCTGAAAAAAATGATTCTTGGGATTGGGTTTATGGAAAAAATCCTGAATTCACAGTTCAAAGAAAGAGAAAATTACCTACTGGTAAGGTGGAAGCTAATATTAATGTAATTAATAATGTTATAGAAAATGTTAAATTTTATGGAGATTTTTTTGGAGTTAAGGATGTTGTTGAATTAGCTCAAAAATTACAAGGAATCAGATATGATAGAAAATCAGTAGAAAAAGTTATAAATAGCGTAAATATTAATGAATATTTCATGGGAGTAACTAATGAAGAAGCCATAGATGTTTTAGTTGATTAA
- the lpdA gene encoding dihydrolipoyl dehydrogenase yields MAYEVIMPKAGSEMEEGEIVQWLKNEGDKVEVGEPLLEIVTDKVNMEVEAEDAGTLLKILHKAGEVVPVVTTIAWIGEPGEEIPAAGGAAPASDSAQVEEVVEKAKEDVMPASVAKAAEEAAPKRERKGEYDVVVIGGGPAGYVAAIKAAQLGGKVAVVENSVVGGTCLNRGCIPTKAYLHNAEIIHSIKEAESRGIKLVNDAFSVDMAKTVAVKNGVVKKLTGGIAGLFKSYGIKLFNGLGTITKDKKVLVNGGEHVIDADKIIMAGGSNVRMLNLPGLDSKRVLTSDTILDLEELPNRLVVVGGGVIGAEIGQAFSSFGSKVTIVQGSDRILNVLDKDLSDVVTKRFQKDGIEIITDARFAGVEENGNEIKVKLEGKDDIVADYLLLSVGRVPNLSGLGEIELKQERGRLVVNEYMETSDPDIYAPGDVNGELMLAHAAFKMGERAAENAMGHRKKVSLKSIPSAVYTFPEVATVGLTEEDAKKKYDIKVGKFSFAGNGRALGANKAEGFIKVIMDTKYHEILGVHIVGPSAAEIINEAVTIIETEMTVDDVLEAMHGHPTYSEALYEAFADCLDISIHLPKKKK; encoded by the coding sequence ATGGCATATGAAGTTATCATGCCCAAAGCCGGCTCAGAAATGGAAGAGGGCGAAATTGTACAATGGCTTAAAAATGAAGGTGATAAAGTAGAAGTTGGGGAACCTTTATTAGAAATCGTAACAGATAAAGTAAATATGGAAGTTGAAGCAGAAGATGCTGGTACATTATTAAAAATATTACACAAAGCAGGAGAAGTAGTTCCGGTTGTAACTACAATAGCTTGGATTGGTGAACCGGGAGAAGAAATTCCGGCAGCTGGGGGAGCAGCACCGGCATCAGATTCAGCTCAAGTAGAAGAAGTTGTAGAAAAAGCGAAAGAAGATGTTATGCCTGCATCAGTAGCAAAAGCAGCAGAAGAAGCAGCACCAAAGAGAGAAAGAAAAGGTGAATACGATGTTGTCGTTATTGGTGGTGGACCAGCTGGTTATGTGGCTGCAATTAAAGCTGCTCAATTAGGTGGTAAAGTTGCTGTTGTTGAAAATAGTGTAGTTGGAGGTACTTGCTTAAACAGAGGATGTATTCCGACAAAAGCATACTTACACAATGCAGAAATTATTCATAGCATTAAAGAAGCTGAAAGTAGAGGTATTAAGTTAGTTAACGATGCATTCTCAGTAGATATGGCTAAAACAGTTGCTGTAAAAAATGGTGTTGTTAAGAAACTTACAGGTGGTATCGCCGGTTTATTTAAATCATACGGAATTAAGTTATTCAACGGTTTAGGAACAATTACTAAAGATAAGAAAGTTTTAGTAAATGGTGGTGAACATGTAATTGATGCTGATAAGATTATCATGGCTGGTGGTTCTAATGTAAGAATGTTAAACTTACCAGGTTTAGACAGCAAGAGAGTATTAACATCTGATACAATATTAGATTTAGAAGAATTACCAAATAGATTAGTTGTTGTTGGTGGTGGTGTAATCGGTGCTGAAATTGGGCAAGCATTCTCATCATTTGGGTCAAAAGTTACAATAGTTCAAGGTTCAGATAGAATCTTAAATGTGTTAGATAAAGATTTATCAGATGTTGTAACAAAGAGATTCCAAAAAGATGGAATTGAAATTATCACGGATGCAAGATTTGCTGGTGTTGAAGAAAATGGAAATGAAATTAAAGTTAAATTAGAAGGTAAAGATGATATAGTTGCTGATTATTTACTATTGTCAGTAGGTCGTGTACCAAACTTAAGTGGTTTAGGTGAAATCGAACTAAAACAGGAAAGAGGAAGATTAGTAGTTAACGAATACATGGAAACATCTGATCCGGATATCTACGCACCAGGTGATGTAAATGGTGAATTGATGCTAGCTCATGCTGCGTTTAAGATGGGTGAAAGAGCTGCTGAAAATGCAATGGGACACCGTAAGAAAGTAAGCTTGAAGTCAATTCCTTCAGCAGTATATACATTCCCGGAAGTTGCAACAGTTGGTTTAACAGAAGAAGATGCTAAGAAGAAATACGATATTAAAGTAGGTAAATTCTCATTTGCAGGTAATGGTAGAGCATTAGGTGCAAACAAGGCTGAAGGATTTATTAAAGTAATCATGGATACAAAATATCATGAAATTTTAGGTGTACACATTGTAGGACCAAGTGCAGCAGAAATTATCAATGAAGCTGTAACAATTATAGAAACAGAAATGACAGTAGATGATGTATTGGAAGCAATGCATGGACATCCAACATATTCAGAAGCTTTATACGAGGCATTTGCTGATTGTTTAGATATTAGTATACATTTACCTAAAAAGAAAAAATAA